CCTCGGAATATCCTACCACGTGTCTGCTTCTGTTTTGGAGGTCGTTTCCCTATTAGAATGTTAAGAACTTTGTCACACGCCTGGCTTTTCAGAAATGTATGGGCTTCGCTGGCTTTAAGACTAAATTAAATCCTTGATAAAGCATTGAACGTGCTTGGCACAATCTTAACGGATGGTCTGTTTGGGGCACAAAATTCACTCAGACGTAGGCAAAATTTTGCATAACATTCATTCTTCTATTTGCGTTTTTAAACAGAAACCAAGGTGTATGTTGGTAATCTGGGAACCGGTGCCGGCAAAGGAGAGTTAGAAAGGGCTTTCAGTTATTATGGTCCTTTAAGAACTGTGTGGATTGCGAGAAATCCTCCAGGATTTGCCTTTGTGGAATTTGAAGATCCTAGAGATGCAGAAGATGCAGTGCGAGGCCTGGATGGGAAGTAAGTAAGAGTTGGTTATGAAATTGACGTTTATTAGAACATTCCTGTGGATTGAGTAGTGAGCTAGGTGACAAGTGTAGATTCTGTAGTCTAGAGGAGACTAAGTAGCTAATCATGACTATATACTTAAGATAAAGATAAGAAGGAGGCACAAAGGTGGAGTTGGAAAGGTTTATAAAGATAGCTGAAGTTTGTGAGGGAAAAGAATGGTTGGAAAGCTCTAAATctagaattgtttatttttttagcattagaattttgttgcctttttttgtAGGGTGATTTGTGGTTCCCGAGTGAGAGTTGAATTATCAACAGGCATGCCTCGGAGATCTCGTTTTGATAGACCACCTGCCCGACGTCCCTTTGATCCCAATGATAGATGCTATGAATGTGGCGAAAAGGGACATTATGCTTATGATTGTCATCGTTATAGCCGGCGGCGGCGAAGcaggtatttattttaataaaggaatGGTTGGTATACTAGTTAATCgagtaatttttttattagcaAGGCAGAAACTAGTATTTTTCTATAAACTTGAATGTTAATTGTACAGgtgtattttacaatttttgtttaattaaacaAATGTTAATATGTTAATAATCAACCTGGTCAAAACCTTTCAGGTTTCTTCGTTTGAGTCAGTCGCCTTGATTCAGAATGTCACGAGCCTTATGATATCATGCTGAGGCGCCTTGCAAATCCGACAATTAAGATCCTCCTAGACCTTGAGGTGATCAGCATAAGAGGCCAGATCCCCTCGAGTCATCTACACCTAGCTTCACCTTATTCTTTAAAGGGCAGAAAATTTGAGACGGTGATCGCCGTAACAGTAAATTTGGCTTACAATTGGGGCCCCCTCCGGTTTAGAAAGAGGAACACCAGATTGACCACATTCCCAACTAGAAAAATCTTCTTGCGTCAATCAAGCCTCACCTGGCTCATTTGGCTGTCAGTTTGATCGTCGTTAGATTGAAGAAAACATCTAGATGCAGCGATCGGCTATAGATACTTCTAGATCGTCTAGATCTACTAGACCATGGGCCAAAGAGGGTCGACCTGCAAACTTGCaaggtttattttaaatacacattacAGTGTTTTATATTATGTAATTCTAAGATGTAATTCAGCttttaacaaatctttttttaggtagtaaaaaaaaaaaaaaaaaaaaaaaacaactaataggCCCAGAGTTTATTACCAAATGAGACACtaaatttaaatagttttgaGATTTGATTTCAGCAGAGGCACACAAACTCTAAAAACGAGTTACCatctaacattttgtttttctctgacttaaaaAATAGGTCACGATCTAGATCACATTCAAGATCCAGGGGTAGGCGATACTCCCGCTCACgcagcaggagcaggggaaggaggtgagaaatatttaatttaaattttaacaagtGTTAATCTTTAGTTGGACTTAAGACTTAAACTTTGATTTGTTTATCAGGTCAAGATCAGCATCTCCACGACGATCAAGATCTGTCTCTCTTCGTAGATCAAGATCAGCTTCGCTCAGACGATCTAGGTCTGGTTCTATAAAAGGATCGAGGTATTTCCAGTATGTAACACTTTCTTTCCCTTACTTGTATTTGGATTGTCACGTCTTAATGACTGCACTTTAAGACCATTAAGGAGTGTCTTAAAGATATAATTGAAATGGATTGCTTCAGAAAATACTTGGAGATATAAAAGTTGAATtttagggtgtctgggtggttcagtcgagtgtctgcctttggctcaggtcatgatccccaggttctgggtttgagtcctaggttgtgctctctgctcagtgaagtctgcttctccctctgccctacccccccacccccatgggtgcctttcaaatcttaaaaaaaaagttgaatttatACATGACTTGTAAATGGATATTACTGTAATTACAGTTAAAGAAAAACCtgatcaaagtttttttttttcaaagattttttttttttaagggttgtTTGAGAGGCCATGGTAGAGGAAGGTCCAAAGCACAAATCCCCAAGTCATTCCAGTGAACACTCTGGGTAGACATGTTGCCTAAAGCTTTTCGAAAGTCAGACAGATTATGTCTGTATAGGTAAATGATGCTACCTCTAAGAGGGGATAGTTGCTTGATCTCTGGTAAGAAGAGAACCATTAGAACCAGGAGGAGATTCAGAAGCAAGATGACACctaaatttctcctttttggaaTGATGAATGAGACTGGAAAGTTGTTCAGAGTAGTAATTGTGTAGATTTGGGGGGTGTGGCCTGCTTTTTAACCAGAGACACTGAAATGTAAGGAGTTAAAAATAACTAAGAATCctagcttttttgttgttgttgttcctttgtaGAAGTCTTTTAAAGGTGGTAGAAATGGATAAGATTGTAAAATAAGGAGTTGACAATACTACAGTTGAGTCATTAGTAGGGAATGCCACTGGGAGTTACTACTGTTGAATAATAGCACAAAATCTCTAAATGCAGGGATTCTAAATTTGTGGTCCACTTGAAAGCTCTGGACTCTGCCTAGATAAATGCCTTTGGTTGTCGGACCCCAATGTGTGTATTTTAGAACTTGACTTGGTTTGTGTGACAAATCAATGGTCCTGAACCATGAAAGTTTATTGATCTAAGAATAAAGTCTTAAGACCAAGttgtaattcatttttttgtagtttcttttttaagacttattcatcagaggcagagacgtaggcaaaaggagaagcaggcctccctgtggagcctgatgcggacttgatcccaggaccctgagccagaagtagatgctcaactgctgaaccactcatGTGCTTCCCCAGTTGTGATTTTATACTGAGCTTATTACCAGAAGAATTGAAATCTCCGTTTAGGGATCTGTGTAATACTGGTTTGATTCAAGATAAAATTAAACCAAACCACACcaattttaaaaccatttctttctcttggatATTATACGCTGTTTAAGAATTTTGTACCTCTGTGCAGGAACTGTGACAATCAGCCCAGTGGTGGAGTATGATAGAACTAAATAATTGAAGTGTGTGGTTGCTTATTTTGGTACCAGAGCTtagattgtgggttttttttaatacttgattttaaatttctttaatctttatacTTGGCATGGTCTCTGACTCAAAGTcatcctgaaatcaagagtcatacactctaTCCACTGAAttagccaggtgccctgtgtctTGCTTAATTTTAGTTTCTCTGTTCTTAGTTTAACAAGTGCTCAGTAGATGTTTAAGGAGCTTATTCCCATAAACTAATTggtataattgtttttctttttgttaagatCTCGGTCGAGGTCAAGATCAAGATCCAGATCTCTTTCACGACCAAGAAGCAGGTAGGGTAAAAATCTGATTAATGCTTTTCTAGTTATATGGCACCAATATCCAAAGAGTTCAAAGTGTTTTTGAATTGTTGAAATTTCAAGTGTTAAATTTAAGTCTAGGGGTTAGTGGGAACTCAGTTACCTGTACCTTACTCTAGTATATCAAACTTTAGAACTTGACTTATACATGGCCTGTTACGGCTGACTTTTGGACAAGGAAATGTCAagctatggtgagacagaagTTTGACTTTGGGGTATATGAAGAGGCCTTCTTAGAACTGATGAGCCCTAGAGAAGCATTCTGAGATAATTGTGCATAAAGCAGAGTGTAAAAATAGTGATACAATGAAGCAATTCAATCATTTTATGAAGAACAGTGTTGGAAGATTGGCTTTTGTTTGCAAACTGGTAGGCTCTTTTTCAGTTTAACTGCAGCCTGACCTTTTAATTTTAAGCTCAGGGCAACTTGGGGGTTCATTTCATGATATTGTGATTATAAGAAAGAGATTGGTTAGTACTTTTTCTTAATAGAATTTCTCATGTTTTGACAGCCGATCAAAGTCCAGATCTCCATCTCCAAAAAGAAGGTAAGCTACATAATTTGTTGCCAAGTGTTAACTGTCAAGTGTGGCCTCTGCAGAATATGTTTTGCTTACTGCTTACTTTACAGGCTTTGAGCTCTTTGGAGAATTGGtgctatatatgtgtgtgtgtgtgtgtgtgtgtgtgtgtattactaGATACTAAGTTTCTTAGGTGATTGCTTTTCCCATTTCAACATTAGCTTGTATTTTTGGTGAATATTTAGTCATTAAATTGTTAAGATGGTTATTAAGATGTTTTGCCCTGTGAACCTTTAACTGTATAATTTCATGTTAAGAAATGTGCTTTTTCCTCCACATGGAACGATAGGTAAATGAGGTACccacatgaaggaaaaaaaatgtttaggttGAAATCTTACAGCTAAAGCATTATCTTGCTTAGTTGCTACTTAATGATAAAAAATTCCCAGAATTCAAATAGTTGTTCTCTTTAACTTGGAATTTTTGCAAGGCTATTAAACCTAATCTTAAGCAGGAAGAAAGGATTTAtatgtaaatcttaaaatttttttgttctctgatgTGTATAGTACCTTTGGCCACCTTTGAGTTCATTGAAATTGAGTTTTCCCTTGACATGTACATAGAATAAATTTCAGTAAATACTAATCAGTTCCGaacttaatgtttttctttttagtcgTTCCCCATCAGGAAGTCCGCGAAGAAGTGCAAGTCCTGAGAGAGTGGACTGAAGTTCTCAAGTTCACCTTTTAGGGAAAAGTTATTTTGTTTACATTATTATAAGGGATTTGTGATGTCTGTAAAGTGTAACCTAGGAAGGGTATTTCAACCATCTAATCAAAATGGATCTGGATTATTACTCTGTAAATTCACAGCAGTAAgataatataaatttttgttgaatgtaTTAACATCCTATGGTCTGAAAATGTGGGTTTTTATTTggcacatttaaataaaatgtttctaacTAGATTTTTGATTTGTGTTCAATATCAATATTCTGTTAAGCTTCAGGGGTAAACCTTGATATTAACCATATTCATACAGACCTACATTCAAAGTTTAATGGTGTTACTTGAGTCTTAAACATCGTTAGCTATAGAATACATACACttagaaaattcctttttattagaGCTTTGGGTGAGATAAGAActcaagttccttttttttttttagaactcaaGTTCCTTAATAGCATATCTGACAAGTTCCTACATTAATCTCTTGGAGTTGGTGTTATTAGGTATCAAGCTCTAATCTCAGTCTGTCAACCTAGAGGGACCACTGATTCCAAAGGCTATTTTAGTTAATAGTAACTAAATTGAGGTTTTCAGGCTATTTAGATGGGATGGTGTCAAATTAGAACTCCTGGTTTTAATAaattctctgggttttttttggtttccaaCATTCATTTTATACCACAACTTTTGCATGTTTGAGGAATTGTCTGAATTTAGGACAAAACAGCTTCATGTAAACCAGCTTTGCAAAATTTTCCAGTCCAGAtaatctgtcttttaaaatgaattgccTTATTCAGAGCAGAGATCTGTTAATTTCCAACTTAGGTTTTTCAGTTCCTAACTACCAACATCTTATTTTGCCAGGCTGGTGCAAAAGTAATTaaagatgtcaaaagaaaaagatgttaatTAGAAATGTTAATGAGACTAAAGGAGTTATGTAAATCTCACCTACATTTAGCAACACCTCATGTAGTTGTTTTGGTAGCATCTGGTAGATCTTAGAAATATAGCCAATAGATTCTTTGTTGAGACTTTAAATATCTTTAGTAGGGCAGGTAATAGTTAATTTTGAGTTTTCtggtcaagttttttttttttttaaccaggtaTTCATTAGCATTGGTACAAAAAAGGGGAATACTGGTCTGCATCAAATTTATTTGGTCTGATCACTAGTGCATTGGAAGATTGGATgctttgttttcagaattttgaCAACTGGCTGAATTATAATGGTGTAAAGCTTTGTGTATAATCGGCAGGCTTATTTGTTGACTTGGTCAGCTTTAATTGTTCTGTATTAATATAAAGATAAGTTCACTTAATAAATCTGCAGAGAACAAACAATCCTGATACTCAATTTTTGGAAGTGGGAGTTCTGAGCCTAGAGTAGGAATCTAATCCTGTAGCTTTGGAATGGATTAACTAGCAGCATCCTAGAGATTAGTGCAGAAGTATGGAAAGGATATGGAGGGAGGGGTAGGGTCAAAAATGGGTTTAAGAAACAAGCACAGAAAGTGCTGCCCTTAATGAGAAAGAGAATGTTGGGTATCTAGGCCAGTACTTATCACATGCTTGACAGGAACTACTATGATTAGCatacatcttaaaatatttgatacaCTTTGATGCAGTGTACTTTCTGTTTGCAGTTTTAGATGTTAGGAATGCTAAATTTATGTGACTGACTTGGTCAGTGCTAGTCTAGGCTCATTCTAAATTTTAAACCTGGTATTAGTAGCTAATTGAACACATCAGACAGTACTTTGGACACAATATTTTGATCCTCTCACCTATAGAAAGGTGTTGGGAGGTAGGTAATGCATACCCTTAACTTCACAATGGTAGTCTTCCTTTGGATTTAGAGCTAGGCTAAGTATCCTGTGAGAGGGGTCCTACCACCTTGCCATGTTCTTTcctgaggaggaagaaaattgGAGTTTGGAAATGCCATCACTTGAGACTTGGTTAAATGAATGGTGTAGGATTGTTTCTCATCTTTGTGTAGCTTATCTTGAAGTCTAAAGGGGCATGGTGATTTCCAAGATAAATGGAAAGCTCGGAAACAGCTTGGCAAAGAGTAATCAGAGTGAAgagtaaaaacaaagaattcaCTAGATCTGGCTCTTAACTGAGCAACCGTTGTTTGGAGACATTTAGAAGGGAGAGCCATACAATCTACAAgatgtatatataattacatagCTAGAAAGATAAGTAAAGTTCAAAGTAACAGATTTACTAGGGTCCTGGCTAGTCTTCGAGTGTCTGGAGGGTGGTGAAAACTTGACAAGCCAAAGAAATGGGGTGAAATGCCTAGGTTTATGGTATGGTAGTATTAAAGCTATTCTATCCAGAACTAAAGTGAAGGGAAGGTGGCAGGGAAGCACCACTAGACAGTTTTAAAGGCTGATAGGTTATTTTTCCACACCTTCTAGCTTTCTTGTTACCATTCTCgtaaaaaatatcaaagatatATTTTGTCCCCACAACAAAGTAATACTGTTAACTCCCATCTCAGAGAGAGGAGATGGGTTCAGAGATAGTTAATTCTGTACTATTCTCTTATTAGGGAGAAGGAGACATTTGAATCCTACCTATTGTTTGAAAGCCCTTGCTTTTCTAATTGATAAAGCTTCTTACTGCTCCCTTAAAACAAAACTATaggggaaaatcagaaaatataacatTCTGCCCATTGTAGATTACACCATTGTTAATAACTAGGCTATTTTCTTTCGACTTAATGAGGAAAAGATGCTGGATAGAAGGATAACAAGCAATGCGGAATGCAGTAGCAAATTAATTGTTAGATCCTTAAGACCAATTTTCAAATctggttctttttcctttttcccactgactcaacttatttttcattttattttattttttgacttggTAATTTATATTCGAGGTGTATACAATGAAAAGGTTTCCTAACTCTGACTCAGCTGCCCAGTTATCTCCCCAAAGGTAAACAAACAATTATATAGCCTGAGCAAGTAAAcgtattttctccattttccttttaacACAAAATAGATATACCCTGTTTTTCTCACTTAACATTTTAGAGTTCTTTCACGTAAAATGTCATTTGCTCATTCTTTTACATTGCATACCATTTAGTTCCTGGGTGTTGTGTAATTTATATAGTTAACTTGTGCCCCCTTCAATGTGCCAGGTACTGCTACCCTTGGAAAACAGGTGAACAAAGTCTTTATCTTCATGGAGCTTGAGTTCTGGAGAGACAAATGAACAAACGTCAGGTGGGTAATAACGTATATGTACAACAGTGAagccgagggagagagagggagttaGTTGGTATTAGGTAAAAGATGTTGGAGGGAGACCTCCGAAAGTGGGACATTTGTGCAAGTGAGAGAGTAAGGTACATCAGCTTGTGGGGATAGAGTGTTTTGGATAGGACACAGTAAACTCAAAAGGCCATGAAGTGGTTTGAGTTGCGTAAGGAGGCCAGTATGAAGCGAACCAGAGGGGAGAATAGGAAGAGATGGCATAGAAAGGGAGAGGGGTATAGGATATATAGAGATCGCATAGGACCTTGTATACGGAGAAGACaagcatttttgctttttttccaccaagcatttttttttcttttttttttttaatttttttttatttatttatgataggcacacagtgagagagagagagagagaggcagagacacaggcagagggagaagcaggctccatgcaccgggagcccgacgtgggattcgatcccgggtctccaagatcgcgccctgggccaaaggcaggcgctaaaccactgcgccacccagggatccctccaccaAGCATTTTTGAGCAAAGAGTAACAGGAATTGAATCAGTTCCCTATCAATGGATTTGAGGATTGTTTCTAATTACTGTAACAATGCTGTAGTAAATAGCCTTGTACAATACATTGCACACGTGACCCTGCATATCTTGGATAATCCCTAGAAGTtaaattgctgggtcaaagaaTACGTGCATTTATCCTGGCATTGTATTGTTTGCCTTGGTGACAAGGTATATGATTGTTTCTCTGTACTCTTACCTACATGGTATACTTTGTGTAACCACATGGTAGGCTATCACTTGTTAATTTTACCAATCGTATGTTGGGAAATGGTGTCTCagcatagtttttgttttttaatttgtggcAGAATGGTATTTACTCCCATTCTGGAAACTTTCCAGTTTCCACAGATTCAAAAGTCTAGGTTACATTCCCTTGCTCGCAACACTGAACTTCTATAGTCAGATTCCTATTCACACTGTAATTGCCTATTTCCATCTCTGCAGGTATGCCACCAAAGTCTAATTGTGATAGCAGGTACTAGGCCTTGTTTGTTCCATTTCCTTGTTGCCTgatacttaaatatttgaaggaaaaattaatggatgaataaattaatgaattttaatctGTTAAAACAAGCATATAAAATTGGAACCTCCTCCTCAACTCTGAGACCTTTATAATCACCATTTCAATTATAAAAACTCACATTTCCTTCTAGCCACCTCCAAGACTGACTCTTGACTACAGTCTGAATCTGCTTGCAGACAAGCAGATGATGGATCCATAGCCGCTGTTTATAATGTCCAGGTCTACTCTGCAATTCCAGTGCAAGggttttttctcctttggattAAACTTCAAGAGTTCTGCTCTGAAAGGGTGTGGAAAATTTCTGTGCAGAAAGTTCTCTGCATACAAGGGTGGAGACTTACCTTCACTCCAAGAGCTAGTGAGCCCAGTTAAGTCACCTTATCCCATCTAAGAGAGGTAAAGTCATTGGACCAACagcacctatttcttttttttttttttttaacgattttatttatttattcatgagaagacagagagaggcagagacacaggcagagggagaagaaggctccatgcagggagcccgacgtgggactcagtcctgggtctccaggatcaggccctgggcagaaggcagtgctaaactgccgagccacctgggccacccagtATATCCTGTAATCCTTTCCAGTTCTACAGATTCCCTGGGTTGTTCTCGATAACCAAAGTGAAGGTGACTTGACTGTGATTCTATAGGAAAGACCCTGTCAGTTTTAATTTTGGGTTGTAGCTTATCTTCAAGAAATCTGGATTCTAGAAAATGAATCTGTTCAATGccaagcataaaaaaaaaaatctggctataaagaaaatatgtatatggCAGAGGTAAAGGTAGATGGGCTCGTTATCTCTGTCATTGTCAAGATGACCATCACCAGAGTTCCTGGGCTCCTATAATAAGAGCATACTGCTTTCTTTAAATAAGGATGGCTATTCTGTGCTTTAACGTTTATAATCTTTCAGAgtgcaaaatatttatttagaccAGGATTTTTGGAAATTACGACCcacaggccagatttggcccactGCTGTTTTCATATGGTTAATGAGCTAAGatggtttctacatttttatatagttgaaaaaattaaaagtgtaatGACACTTAATGAcatgaaaattatgtgaaattcaagTTGCAGCatccataaagttttattggattgCAGCCGGGCTCATTTGTT
This region of Vulpes vulpes isolate BD-2025 chromosome 8, VulVul3, whole genome shotgun sequence genomic DNA includes:
- the SRSF7 gene encoding serine/arginine-rich splicing factor 7 isoform X4, whose product is MSRYGRYGGETKVYVGNLGTGAGKGELERAFSYYGPLRTVWIARNPPGFAFVEFEDPRDAEDAVRGLDGKVICGSRVRVELSTGMPRRSRFDRPPARRPFDPNDRCYECGEKGHYAYDCHRYSRRRRSRSRSRSHSRSRGRRYSRSRSRSRGRRSRSASPRRSRSVSLRRSRSASLRRSRSGSIKGSRYFQSRSRSRSRSRSLSRPRSSRSKSRSPSPKRSRSPSGSPRRSASPERVD
- the SRSF7 gene encoding serine/arginine-rich splicing factor 7 isoform X2 → MSRYGRYGGETKVYVGNLGTGAGKGELERAFSYYGPLRTVWIARNPPGFAFVEFEDPRDAEDAVRGLDGKVICGSRVRVELSTGMPRRSRFDRPPARRPFDPNDRCYECGEKGHYAYDCHRYSRRRRSRSRSRSHSRSRGRRYSRSRSRSRGRRSRSASPRRSRSVSLRRSRSASLRRSRSGSIKGSRYFQSRSRSRSRSRSLSRPRSSRSPSGSPRRSASPERVD
- the SRSF7 gene encoding serine/arginine-rich splicing factor 7 isoform X1, producing MSRYGRYGGETKVYVGNLGTGAGKGELERAFSYYGPLRTVWIARNPPGFAFVEFEDPRDAEDAVRGLDGKVICGSRVRVELSTGMPRRSRFDRPPARRPFDPNDRCYECGEKGHYAYDCHRYSRRRRSRSRSRSHSRSRGRRYSRSRSRSRGRRSRSASPRRSRSVSLRRSRSASLRRSRSGSIKGSRSRSRSRSRSRSLSRPRSSRSKSRSPSPKRSRSPSGSPRRSASPERVD
- the SRSF7 gene encoding serine/arginine-rich splicing factor 7 isoform X3, whose protein sequence is MSRYGRYGGETKVYVGNLGTGAGKGELERAFSYYGPLRTVWIARNPPGFAFVEFEDPRDAEDAVRGLDGKVICGSRVRVELSTGMPRRSRFDRPPARRPFDPNDRCYECGEKGHYAYDCHRYSRRRRSRSRSRSHSRSRGRRYSRSRSRSRGRRSRSASPRRSRSVSLRRSRSASLRRSRSGSIKGSRSRSRSRSRSRSLSRPRSSRSPSGSPRRSASPERVD